A genomic segment from Streptomyces sp. NBC_01233 encodes:
- a CDS encoding ATP-binding protein has translation MEFKGRSADLDQLARQLGLVVGGTGATRGQAVIVTGRRRVGKSRLVQEFCDRSGLPYVVFQATRGRNAVAERADFAATLAHSPLPGAELVAGLQAADWNQALRSLAVAIPDDAPSIAVVDEVPWLVEQDGEFEGALQTVWDRHLSAKPVLLILVGSDMSVMEALQSYGRPFFGRAAKMTVQPLHLADVQAMTGLDAAEAVDALLITGGFPEIVQSWRPGMGRRDFLREAVSNPLAPLLVAGELSLLGEFPEASHSRAILEAVGSGERTFSTIAAQAGGGGALPSGTLSPLLNTLLAKRVLAADLPLSVKADSKNKRYRIADPYLRFWLAFLQRGIPLIERGRGDLALERIERSWTTWRGRAVEPVVRESLLRLLPDEMWPQTEAVGGWWNRQNNPEIDLIGADREPVAGQVHFIGSVKWLESQPFGRREYDALVRDMLAVPGAEPGTALVAVSRCGVEDDLPLAAHWGPEDLVRAWR, from the coding sequence ATGGAGTTCAAGGGCAGGTCTGCTGATCTGGATCAGCTGGCTCGGCAGCTGGGCCTGGTGGTCGGCGGTACGGGCGCCACCCGTGGTCAGGCTGTGATCGTGACGGGGCGGCGCCGGGTGGGCAAGTCTCGTCTGGTCCAGGAGTTCTGCGACCGTTCCGGGCTTCCGTACGTGGTCTTCCAGGCGACCCGGGGACGCAACGCCGTGGCCGAGCGGGCGGACTTCGCCGCGACGCTGGCGCATTCCCCTCTTCCCGGGGCTGAGCTGGTGGCCGGGCTGCAGGCCGCCGACTGGAACCAGGCACTGCGTTCCCTCGCAGTCGCGATTCCGGACGATGCACCGAGCATTGCGGTGGTCGACGAGGTGCCGTGGCTGGTCGAACAGGACGGGGAGTTCGAGGGGGCGCTGCAGACGGTCTGGGACCGGCACTTGTCCGCCAAGCCCGTCCTGTTGATCCTGGTCGGCAGTGACATGTCGGTGATGGAGGCGCTGCAGTCCTATGGCCGCCCGTTCTTCGGCCGGGCGGCCAAGATGACCGTACAGCCGCTGCATCTGGCCGATGTGCAGGCGATGACCGGCCTTGACGCGGCGGAAGCGGTGGACGCGCTGCTGATCACCGGAGGGTTCCCGGAGATCGTTCAGTCCTGGCGGCCGGGGATGGGCCGCCGAGACTTTCTGCGCGAGGCTGTGTCCAACCCGCTTGCCCCGCTGTTGGTGGCGGGCGAACTGTCGCTGCTGGGGGAGTTTCCCGAGGCGTCCCACTCGCGCGCGATCCTGGAAGCGGTCGGCAGTGGCGAGCGGACCTTCTCCACCATTGCCGCACAAGCCGGTGGTGGCGGCGCACTGCCCTCGGGCACGCTGTCTCCGCTGCTGAACACGCTGCTGGCCAAGCGAGTCCTGGCCGCTGACCTGCCGCTCTCGGTCAAGGCGGACAGCAAGAACAAGCGCTATCGCATCGCTGATCCGTACCTGCGGTTCTGGCTGGCTTTCCTGCAACGCGGGATCCCGCTCATCGAGCGCGGTCGTGGTGATCTGGCGCTGGAGCGCATCGAGCGGTCGTGGACGACATGGCGGGGCCGGGCCGTCGAGCCGGTCGTCCGCGAGTCGCTGCTGCGGTTGCTGCCCGACGAGATGTGGCCGCAGACGGAGGCGGTCGGGGGCTGGTGGAACCGCCAGAACAACCCGGAGATCGACCTGATCGGAGCCGACCGCGAACCCGTCGCAGGGCAGGTTCACTTCATCGGCTCGGTGAAGTGGTTGGAGTCGCAGCCGTTCGGCCGGCGTGAGTACGACGCCCTGGTGCGGGACATGCTCGCCGTGCCCGGCGCCGAGCCGGGCACGGCGCTGGTTGCGGTGTCCCGTTGCGGTGTTGAGGACGATCTGCCTCTTGCGGCGCATTGGGGTCCGGAGGACCTTGTTCGTGCCTGGCGGTAG
- a CDS encoding IS4 family transposase: MPRPGQVKPETDERLSDRIAIGLLTRTFPPELVDRVVEESGKAGQRNRLLPPRVVVYFVLAMCLFSGQGYEEVARLLTQGLAWAKHWSGSWQVPTPGAVSRARARLGPEPLKALFEQSAGPVATESTPGAWYGCWRLMAVDGTTFDVPDSEENDARFGRPATHRGERTAFPQVRVVALAECGTHAITRAALGPFTTAESVIARELFDALGPDDLLMADRGFAGLEQWRAASAGGADLLWRIKSNAVLPVRRELPDGSYLSDIVAAKDHRKRTDPTVVRVIEYTLDDPGRPQHDAPYRLITTILDHEAAPAAELAALYNERWEIETTLDELKTHQRGPAQVLRSRSPDGVEQEVWAHLLVHHAIRQLMHTAARDTDTDTDRLSFTRTLRLARRQVTAQAAFSP, encoded by the coding sequence ATGCCACGCCCTGGACAGGTCAAGCCGGAGACGGACGAGCGGTTGTCGGATCGGATCGCGATCGGACTGCTGACGCGGACGTTCCCGCCGGAGCTGGTGGACCGGGTCGTGGAGGAATCCGGGAAGGCCGGGCAGCGCAACCGGCTGCTGCCTCCACGGGTGGTCGTCTACTTCGTGCTGGCGATGTGCTTGTTCTCCGGTCAGGGCTACGAAGAGGTCGCACGGCTGCTCACTCAGGGTCTGGCCTGGGCCAAGCACTGGTCGGGTTCGTGGCAGGTGCCTACGCCCGGTGCGGTTTCCCGGGCCCGGGCCAGGCTCGGGCCCGAGCCGCTCAAGGCTCTCTTCGAGCAGTCCGCCGGGCCTGTGGCGACCGAGTCCACTCCCGGTGCGTGGTACGGGTGTTGGCGTCTGATGGCGGTCGACGGGACCACGTTCGACGTGCCGGACAGTGAGGAGAACGACGCCCGGTTCGGTCGTCCCGCCACCCACCGGGGCGAGCGGACCGCGTTCCCGCAGGTGCGGGTGGTGGCGCTGGCGGAGTGCGGCACGCACGCCATCACCCGCGCGGCTCTGGGGCCGTTCACCACCGCGGAGTCCGTGATCGCGCGGGAGCTGTTCGACGCCCTTGGACCGGATGACCTGCTGATGGCCGACCGGGGCTTCGCCGGGCTGGAGCAGTGGCGAGCGGCATCGGCCGGCGGTGCGGACCTGCTCTGGCGCATCAAGTCCAACGCCGTCCTGCCCGTGCGGCGCGAGCTCCCCGACGGGTCCTACCTCTCCGACATCGTGGCGGCCAAGGACCACCGCAAACGCACCGATCCCACCGTGGTGCGGGTCATCGAGTACACCCTGGACGACCCCGGACGCCCGCAGCACGACGCCCCGTACCGGCTGATCACCACCATCCTCGACCACGAAGCCGCACCCGCGGCGGAGTTGGCGGCCCTCTACAACGAGCGATGGGAGATCGAGACCACACTGGACGAGCTGAAGACCCACCAACGCGGCCCCGCCCAGGTCCTGCGCTCCCGATCGCCCGACGGCGTCGAACAGGAGGTCTGGGCCCACCTCCTCGTCCATCACGCGATCCGCCAGCTCATGCACACCGCCGCCCGGGACACCGACACCGATACCGACCGGCTTTCCTTCACCCGCACCCTCCGCCTCGCCCGACGCCAGGTCACCGCGCAGGCGGCCTTTTCCCCCTGA
- a CDS encoding helicase-associated domain-containing protein, with protein sequence MNARTALAKWLGTLDSEGLTVLLEERDLPLAAEHRRITTLRELAEHLLTDESVAHGLMAGTAGELELLASIAALALERHGPVAGGEAEDGPRYPWQQHRPVAPVEPAERLVAERDVLAWFEPGAERRRAEHTLARLRERALLLPAPKGKLALPPLLHVRAAGFDGYGRTADRLLTSAYNAPEVKRIAATLFGEGAARTRDQAQELITTMLADPDLVRPLVADAPARAQELLDHLVPGPPLLRTHCFVSRYGAQYAAPDSKYVFREGGSGDEGTDWLAARGLLVPVGLDLVELPYEVARALRDEGAAPSPRLEAEPLTATAPLPPGWEGEGGTAAAAAAWRAELVLRALAAQPVAIRKTGGIAVRDTRRLAKAAGADEADTRLWLDLAVNAGLAAPQDEEPAPAARGRNSQAPKPSARLLPSDRYDAWAAAPPAGKLLPLLAAWAVVPEVLSHWPDPDETPVALISPQDEEAVTLRTGVLRALATLPDGQGLTGEAHGHAELLALAAWFRPALRAHLAGDGTGTLTGADEPLDRLAATLEEAALLGVVAHGALTPVGRALCRLLEVGAAHHYPAVPGAGADPAARGSEDLGEDLTTRPALAQAVTALREALYATLPAPSGTARFQSDLTATVTGAPAPALADLLSAVGDIESEGHAVVWRITAASVRRALDSGWSADELLDRLTAASKRGTLLPQPLAYTIKDTARTHGQLKVVRSACCIRSDDTGLIAEVAQARGLAKLRLRRIAPTVLISTAPPEETLSALRTAGYAPTQEAETGTTVLDRAPTDRAPSLLPTLDQAHPVYGSPVRGVPASARALACALTSAG encoded by the coding sequence GTGAACGCGCGTACCGCCCTGGCGAAATGGCTCGGCACCCTGGATTCCGAGGGACTGACCGTCCTGTTGGAAGAGCGGGATCTGCCGCTCGCCGCCGAGCACCGGCGGATCACCACACTCCGCGAACTGGCCGAACACCTACTCACCGACGAGTCGGTGGCCCACGGCCTGATGGCGGGCACCGCGGGCGAACTGGAACTGCTGGCTTCCATCGCCGCCCTGGCGTTGGAGCGGCACGGACCCGTGGCCGGCGGCGAGGCCGAGGACGGGCCCCGTTATCCCTGGCAGCAGCACCGGCCCGTGGCGCCGGTGGAGCCCGCCGAACGGCTGGTGGCCGAGCGGGACGTACTGGCTTGGTTCGAGCCGGGGGCGGAGCGGCGGCGGGCGGAGCACACGCTCGCCCGACTGCGGGAGCGCGCGCTGTTGCTCCCCGCGCCCAAGGGGAAACTGGCGCTGCCGCCGCTGCTGCACGTCCGGGCGGCCGGATTCGACGGCTACGGGCGCACCGCCGACCGGCTGCTGACCTCCGCCTACAACGCCCCCGAGGTCAAGCGGATCGCCGCAACCCTCTTCGGCGAGGGCGCGGCCCGTACGCGTGACCAGGCGCAGGAGCTGATCACCACCATGCTCGCCGACCCCGACCTGGTGCGGCCTCTCGTGGCGGACGCCCCGGCCCGGGCTCAGGAACTGCTGGACCACCTGGTGCCCGGCCCGCCGCTGCTGCGCACCCACTGCTTCGTCAGCCGGTACGGAGCGCAGTACGCGGCTCCGGACTCCAAGTACGTCTTCCGGGAGGGCGGCAGCGGCGACGAGGGCACCGACTGGCTGGCCGCACGCGGGCTGCTGGTCCCCGTCGGGCTCGACCTCGTGGAGCTTCCGTACGAGGTCGCCCGTGCGCTCCGCGATGAGGGCGCGGCACCCAGCCCCCGGCTGGAGGCGGAGCCGCTCACCGCCACCGCGCCGCTGCCGCCCGGATGGGAGGGCGAGGGCGGCACGGCCGCCGCGGCGGCCGCCTGGCGGGCCGAACTGGTCCTGCGGGCGCTGGCCGCCCAGCCGGTCGCGATCCGCAAGACGGGCGGGATCGCCGTACGCGACACCCGGCGGCTGGCCAAGGCGGCCGGGGCGGACGAGGCCGACACCCGGCTGTGGCTCGACCTCGCCGTGAACGCCGGGCTCGCCGCACCCCAGGACGAGGAGCCGGCCCCCGCCGCCCGGGGCCGGAACTCCCAGGCTCCCAAGCCCTCGGCCCGGCTGCTGCCCAGCGACCGCTACGACGCCTGGGCCGCCGCACCGCCCGCGGGCAAACTGCTGCCGCTGCTGGCCGCCTGGGCGGTGGTCCCCGAGGTCCTCAGCCACTGGCCGGACCCGGACGAGACCCCCGTCGCGCTGATCAGCCCGCAGGACGAGGAGGCGGTCACCCTGCGCACCGGGGTACTGCGGGCGCTGGCCACGCTCCCCGACGGACAAGGCCTCACCGGGGAGGCGCACGGACATGCCGAACTCCTCGCTCTGGCCGCATGGTTCCGGCCCGCCCTGCGCGCCCACCTGGCCGGAGACGGCACCGGAACACTGACCGGCGCGGACGAACCGCTCGACCGGCTGGCCGCCACCCTGGAGGAGGCGGCCCTGCTCGGCGTGGTCGCCCACGGTGCCCTCACCCCAGTCGGGCGGGCCCTGTGCCGCCTGCTGGAGGTGGGCGCCGCCCACCACTACCCCGCCGTGCCCGGAGCGGGCGCCGACCCGGCCGCCCGCGGCTCCGAGGACCTGGGCGAGGACCTCACCACCCGCCCCGCCCTGGCCCAGGCCGTGACCGCGCTGCGCGAGGCGCTGTACGCCACCCTGCCCGCACCCAGCGGCACGGCCCGGTTCCAGAGCGACCTGACCGCCACCGTCACCGGCGCGCCCGCGCCCGCCCTCGCCGACCTGCTCTCCGCCGTCGGCGACATCGAATCCGAGGGCCACGCGGTGGTCTGGCGGATCACCGCGGCTTCCGTACGCCGGGCCCTGGACTCCGGCTGGAGTGCCGACGAACTCCTCGACCGCCTCACCGCCGCGAGCAAGCGCGGCACACTGCTGCCGCAGCCGTTGGCCTACACGATCAAGGACACCGCCCGCACCCACGGACAACTCAAGGTGGTCCGCTCGGCCTGCTGCATCCGCTCGGACGACACCGGCCTGATCGCCGAGGTGGCCCAGGCCCGCGGCCTGGCCAAGCTCCGCCTGCGCCGGATCGCCCCCACCGTCCTGATCTCCACAGCCCCGCCGGAGGAGACGTTGTCAGCCCTCCGCACGGCCGGCTACGCCCCCACCCAAGAGGCCGAGACCGGCACCACCGTCCTCGACCGCGCCCCCACCGACCGCGCGCCGAGCCTCCTGCCCACCCTGGACCAGGCTCACCCCGTGTACGGCAGTCCGGTCCGCGGCGTCCCGGCGAGCGCCCGCGCGCTGGCCTGCGCACTCACCTCGGCCGGCTAG